A genomic segment from uncultured Erythrobacter sp. encodes:
- a CDS encoding YbjN domain-containing protein: MRVQDMDYSAEDDAAPVEMLASLFAARGWPCELVSDDEMTGEVQGSWANYQLRAIWRAEDGVLQFLCLPDIRVTEDKRGAAYELLCLVNEQVWLGHFDIWSNGDVLLYRHGALLGDHGRLSIDMAQALVECAIDECDRFYPAFQFVLWGGKTPREALDAAMVDAAGEA, encoded by the coding sequence ATGAGAGTGCAAGACATGGACTATTCCGCCGAGGACGATGCCGCCCCCGTCGAAATGCTCGCCAGCCTGTTTGCCGCGCGCGGATGGCCGTGTGAGCTGGTCTCGGATGACGAGATGACGGGCGAAGTGCAGGGCAGCTGGGCCAATTACCAGCTGCGCGCGATCTGGCGGGCCGAAGACGGTGTGCTTCAGTTCCTGTGCTTGCCCGATATTCGCGTGACGGAGGACAAGCGCGGGGCCGCCTATGAGCTGCTGTGCCTCGTCAATGAACAGGTGTGGCTCGGTCATTTCGACATCTGGTCGAACGGCGACGTGCTGCTTTACCGCCACGGCGCACTGTTGGGCGATCACGGGCGGCTGAGCATCGACATGGCGCAGGCGCTGGTCGAATGCGCGATCGACGAATGTGACCGGTTCTACCCGGCGTTCCAGTTCGTGCTGTGGGGCGGCAAGACCCCGCGCGAGGCACTGGATGCGGCGATGGTTGACGCGGCGGGCGAGGCCTGA
- the obgE gene encoding GTPase ObgE translates to MHFLDQAKIYVKSGGGGPGAVSFRREMYVEYGGPDGGNGGKGGDIVFEAVAGLNTLIDFRYSQHFKAPRGGHGMGKDRTGASAKPLVIKVPVGTQILSEDKDEVLADFTQVGQRVVFLEGGIGGRGNASYKTSTNRAPRQHQDGIPGEEAWLWLRLKLLADVGLVGLPNAGKSTFINAVSNAGAKVGDYAFTTLVPKLGVVRHKGREFVLADIPGLIEGAAEGVGIGDRFLGHIERCRVLIHLIDITGTEDADPAEAMRIVEDELAAYGAGLEDKARLVVLNKLDLADAELVEAYSEELLAAGADKVFAVSGVTGAGIPQLLDAVLGYLPDRTSTETKAVEVEHEEDASDWSPL, encoded by the coding sequence ATGCATTTTCTCGACCAAGCCAAAATCTATGTGAAGTCCGGCGGAGGCGGCCCCGGGGCCGTCTCGTTCCGGCGTGAGATGTACGTCGAATATGGCGGCCCTGACGGCGGAAACGGCGGCAAGGGCGGCGATATCGTGTTCGAAGCCGTCGCCGGCCTCAACACGCTGATCGACTTCCGTTATTCCCAGCACTTCAAGGCACCGCGCGGCGGGCATGGTATGGGCAAGGACCGCACTGGTGCGAGCGCCAAGCCGCTCGTCATCAAGGTGCCGGTCGGCACGCAGATCCTCTCCGAAGACAAGGACGAGGTGCTCGCCGACTTCACGCAAGTCGGACAGCGCGTCGTCTTCCTCGAAGGCGGGATCGGTGGGCGCGGTAACGCCAGCTACAAAACCTCCACCAACCGCGCGCCGCGTCAGCACCAGGATGGGATTCCGGGTGAGGAGGCTTGGCTGTGGCTGCGGCTGAAGCTGCTGGCGGACGTGGGGCTTGTTGGCCTGCCCAATGCGGGCAAATCGACCTTCATCAATGCTGTGTCGAACGCGGGCGCTAAGGTCGGCGACTATGCCTTCACCACCCTCGTTCCCAAGCTGGGCGTGGTGCGTCACAAGGGCCGCGAATTCGTGCTGGCCGACATCCCCGGCTTGATCGAAGGCGCGGCGGAAGGCGTGGGGATCGGCGACCGGTTCCTCGGCCATATCGAGCGTTGCCGCGTGCTGATTCACCTGATCGACATCACCGGCACCGAAGACGCCGACCCCGCCGAAGCGATGCGCATCGTTGAGGATGAACTGGCCGCCTACGGCGCGGGCCTTGAGGACAAGGCGCGGCTGGTGGTGCTGAACAAGCTCGATCTGGCCGATGCCGAACTGGTCGAGGCCTATAGCGAGGAACTGCTGGCCGCAGGCGCGGACAAGGTGTTCGCGGTGTCGGGCGTGACCGGCGCGGGCATCCCGCAACTGCTCGACGCGGTGCTGGGCTACCTGCCGGATCGCACCTCGACCGAGACCAAGGCGGTCGAGGTCGAGCACGAGGAAGACGCCAGCGACTGGTCGCCGCTCTGA
- a CDS encoding SPOR domain-containing protein, with amino-acid sequence MTMVSRLSVLALNAALLGGVPVAVAAQETISRPVVQALPAPEVQRLNRALVALAKTPRDRDALIEAGQASLGVEDLEAAIGFFGRAADVDPGHPGAALGLGSVYLRAGRAGEALQQFERALAGGADERAVLTDQALSFDLIGEQATAQTAYARALALDPRNDEARRRLAVSFAISGNRARFEETLRPLLDKRDMAAQRARAFGLAIMGESDRATLIVEQVMPRDLATRLVPYLGYMPRLTKPQQAAAANLGIFPRAADIGRDDPRLARFAAEERAGSRLEPSGPLLDSRTVPPPAAQTPAPAPLPAPEPTRVATVAPVTVTTVAAIPPAPTSVAAPLMPPAPPPAPPVRVADAFADLVNAPLPDARASGDVVDISRITVKRELPPPPPEKAKPKEPPKPVHPSRVWVQVATGKNVKALGFDWRRIAKEGGAPLAKLKPHTTRWGEANRLLAGPIDNRDKAQALLRELKAKGIDSFLYVSPEGEEIQPVK; translated from the coding sequence ATGACCATGGTGTCGCGCCTTTCCGTTCTGGCTTTAAACGCTGCCCTGCTTGGCGGGGTGCCCGTTGCCGTGGCGGCGCAGGAGACCATTTCTCGACCCGTCGTGCAGGCGCTCCCCGCGCCCGAAGTCCAGCGCCTCAACCGCGCGCTGGTGGCACTGGCCAAGACGCCGCGTGACCGCGACGCCTTGATCGAGGCAGGGCAGGCATCCCTCGGCGTCGAGGATCTGGAAGCGGCGATCGGATTCTTCGGCCGCGCGGCGGACGTCGATCCAGGGCATCCCGGTGCTGCGCTGGGGTTGGGCTCGGTCTATCTGCGCGCTGGCCGCGCGGGTGAGGCCTTACAGCAATTCGAGCGTGCATTGGCGGGCGGGGCGGATGAACGTGCCGTGCTGACCGATCAGGCGCTCAGTTTCGATCTCATCGGCGAACAGGCCACCGCGCAAACCGCCTATGCCCGCGCGCTCGCGCTTGATCCCCGCAATGACGAGGCGCGCCGCAGGCTCGCGGTAAGCTTCGCGATCTCAGGCAACCGCGCGCGGTTTGAGGAGACACTGCGGCCCTTGCTCGACAAGCGCGATATGGCTGCACAACGCGCGCGCGCCTTCGGCCTTGCGATCATGGGCGAAAGCGACCGCGCGACCCTGATTGTCGAGCAGGTGATGCCGCGCGATCTGGCGACCCGGCTGGTGCCCTACCTCGGCTATATGCCGCGCCTGACCAAGCCGCAGCAGGCCGCTGCCGCCAATCTCGGAATCTTCCCGCGCGCGGCCGATATCGGGCGCGATGATCCCCGCCTGGCGCGCTTTGCGGCGGAAGAGCGGGCAGGGAGCCGGCTCGAACCATCCGGCCCGCTGCTGGATTCGCGGACCGTTCCCCCCCCCGCCGCCCAAACGCCCGCACCTGCGCCTTTGCCTGCGCCTGAACCGACCCGGGTCGCGACGGTTGCTCCGGTCACAGTCACGACCGTCGCCGCCATCCCGCCCGCGCCGACCTCAGTTGCGGCTCCCCTGATGCCGCCTGCACCGCCACCCGCACCGCCAGTGCGCGTGGCCGATGCCTTTGCCGACCTCGTCAACGCCCCGCTCCCCGATGCGCGGGCCAGCGGCGACGTGGTCGATATTTCGCGAATCACGGTGAAGCGCGAACTGCCCCCACCGCCGCCTGAAAAGGCCAAGCCCAAGGAACCGCCCAAGCCGGTCCATCCCAGCCGCGTCTGGGTGCAGGTGGCGACTGGCAAGAACGTCAAGGCGCTCGGGTTCGACTGGCGGCGCATCGCGAAAGAAGGCGGCGCACCGCTCGCCAAGCTCAAGCCGCACACCACTCGCTGGGGTGAGGCGAACCGCTTGCTGGCCGGGCCGATCGACAATCGCGACAAGGCTCAGGCCCTGTTGCGCGAGCTCAAGGCCAAGGGGATCGACAGCTTCCTCTATGTCAGCCCAGAAGGCGAAGAAATTCAGCCAGTTAAATAG
- a CDS encoding Bax inhibitor-1/YccA family protein, translating into MADWNDTSRNAQRMGSVPRAGGDVAGRAGYDEGLRKHMLSIYNYMTSGILLTGIVALLAFSTGVAETIHFTALRWVVGLSPLAIVFAMSFGANRFSTATLQLMFWGFATLMGLSLSSIFLVYTGGSIATTFFATAAAFAGLSLYGYTTKRSLSGMGSFLIMGVIGLIVAMVINLFLQSPAFHYAISFIGVLIFAGLTAYDTQRLKTEYEYLRSTEFAGKAVVLGALSLYLDFINMFQFLLSFLGNRE; encoded by the coding sequence ATGGCTGACTGGAATGACACCTCGCGCAATGCGCAGCGTATGGGCTCCGTGCCCCGCGCCGGAGGCGACGTCGCCGGCCGCGCGGGCTATGACGAGGGTCTGCGCAAGCATATGCTCTCGATCTACAATTACATGACGTCGGGCATCCTGCTGACGGGGATTGTGGCGCTGCTGGCGTTCAGCACCGGGGTTGCGGAGACGATTCACTTCACCGCGCTGCGCTGGGTCGTCGGTCTGTCGCCGCTCGCCATCGTCTTTGCGATGAGTTTTGGCGCCAACCGCTTCAGCACCGCTACGCTCCAGCTGATGTTCTGGGGCTTCGCCACGCTGATGGGCCTGTCGCTCTCGTCGATCTTCCTGGTTTACACCGGCGGCTCGATCGCGACGACCTTCTTCGCCACCGCGGCGGCCTTTGCCGGCCTGTCGCTCTATGGCTACACGACCAAGCGGAGCCTGTCCGGCATGGGCAGCTTCCTGATCATGGGCGTGATCGGCCTGATCGTGGCGATGGTTATCAACCTGTTCCTGCAAAGCCCTGCGTTCCATTACGCCATCAGCTTCATCGGCGTGCTGATCTTCGCAGGTCTGACCGCCTATGACACGCAGCGCTTGAAGACCGAGTATGAGTATCTGCGCAGCACCGAATTTGCTGGCAAGGCCGTCGTTCTCGGCGCGCTGAGCCTCTATCTGGACTTCATCAACATGTTCCAGTTCCTGCTGAGCTTCCTCGGCAACCGGGAATAA
- the proB gene encoding glutamate 5-kinase, whose translation MLTRLQDITAARRIVVKIGSALLVGGGQAREGWLTRMAGDLAALRQAGAQVIVVSSGAIALGAARLGLAKGGRGSLADAQAAAAVGQIALADLWSRALGGEGITAAQMLLTLGDLEDRRRYLNASATLDRLLEAGVIPVINENDSVATEEIRFGDNDRLAARVAQAANADLVLLLSDVDGLYDRDPHEAGAALIPTVDAVTPEVMAMASGASSSGLGSGGMVSKLQAAQIATRAGIALAILNGTHDAPIAHALGAGTGTLFLPVRADSARKAWLGGRLAPAGELRVDKGCAEALKGGASLLAAGVVGISGQFRRGDLVSVLSLKGERLAQGLAEYDAAEMQLIAGKRAEDQAERLGYAPRSCVIHRDHMVLL comes from the coding sequence ATGCTGACCCGCCTGCAAGACATCACCGCCGCGCGGCGGATCGTGGTCAAGATCGGCAGCGCGCTGCTGGTTGGCGGCGGGCAGGCGCGTGAGGGGTGGCTGACGCGGATGGCGGGCGATTTGGCGGCGCTGCGACAGGCGGGCGCGCAGGTGATCGTGGTAAGCTCCGGCGCGATTGCGCTGGGCGCGGCGCGGCTGGGGCTGGCGAAAGGCGGGCGCGGAAGCCTCGCCGATGCGCAGGCCGCTGCGGCCGTGGGCCAGATTGCACTGGCGGATTTGTGGTCGCGGGCGCTGGGCGGAGAGGGCATCACGGCCGCACAAATGCTGCTGACGCTGGGCGATCTGGAAGACCGGCGGCGGTACCTCAACGCCTCGGCCACACTCGACCGACTGCTGGAAGCGGGCGTGATCCCCGTCATCAACGAAAACGATTCGGTTGCGACTGAGGAGATCCGTTTCGGCGACAACGACCGGCTGGCCGCGCGGGTGGCGCAGGCGGCCAATGCCGATCTGGTGCTGCTGCTGTCCGACGTCGACGGGCTGTATGACCGCGACCCGCATGAGGCTGGCGCGGCGCTAATCCCCACGGTTGACGCCGTGACGCCGGAAGTGATGGCGATGGCGAGCGGGGCTTCGTCCTCGGGCTTGGGTTCGGGCGGGATGGTGTCCAAGCTGCAAGCCGCGCAGATCGCCACGCGCGCAGGCATCGCGCTGGCGATCCTCAATGGCACGCATGATGCGCCGATTGCCCATGCACTCGGCGCAGGGACGGGGACGCTGTTTTTGCCGGTGCGCGCCGATTCTGCCCGTAAGGCATGGCTCGGCGGGCGGCTCGCGCCTGCGGGCGAATTGCGCGTCGACAAGGGCTGTGCCGAGGCGCTGAAGGGCGGCGCGAGCCTGCTGGCAGCGGGCGTCGTCGGCATTTCCGGGCAGTTCCGGCGCGGCGATCTGGTCAGCGTGCTGAGCCTGAAGGGCGAGCGGTTAGCGCAGGGCCTCGCCGAATATGATGCCGCCGAAATGCAGCTGATCGCCGGCAAGCGCGCCGAGGATCAGGCCGAGCGGCTGGGCTACGCCCCGCGCTCCTGCGTGATCCATCGCGATCACATGGTCTTGCTGTGA
- the ftsZ gene encoding cell division protein FtsZ yields the protein MSINIGPAVTDDLRPRITVIGIGGAGGNAIANMIAAEIEGVEFIVANTDAQALATSPAERRIQLGPDITGGLGAGARPEVGKAAAEETVAEIERALEGVNMCFIAAGMGGGTGTGAAPVIAEAARRMGVLTVGVVTKPFLFEGTRRMRAAEAGIEELQSQVDTLIVIPNQNLFLVAKAETTFKEAFQLADEVLQQGVRSITDLMVMPGLINLDFADVRSVMSEMGKAMMGTGEGEGENRALDAAEQAIANPLLDGVSMAGARGVIISIIGGEDMRLLEVDEAANHIRELVDEDANIIWGSAFNPDLKGKIRVSVVATGIEQSAIGHVERSHSVSLGASRAPKRPVLELSEDEGLTELPPVDEAPEPEAPAAYEPPAAPAPATASYEEETLDLSDEAEDADYPPAAPFELSGMQAGDDYSNEYDDDVDDIVDPLAGLRSADEASPYGEPEAAAPAPAADNEGTLDLGESYSAYEDEPVQDDLLANADRLAAQDRPVEAKLGGGRRRSLLGGGSEDGGSGSGAGSTLFERMANLSRSNARDDEDDDDGDDSPALSIPRFLGRQNNQ from the coding sequence ATGAGCATCAATATCGGACCCGCGGTGACTGACGATCTGCGTCCCCGCATCACCGTGATCGGGATCGGCGGGGCCGGCGGCAACGCGATTGCGAACATGATTGCTGCCGAGATTGAGGGCGTCGAATTCATCGTCGCCAACACCGATGCGCAGGCGCTCGCCACGTCACCGGCTGAGCGGCGCATCCAGCTTGGCCCGGACATCACCGGCGGCCTCGGCGCGGGCGCTCGTCCCGAAGTGGGCAAGGCCGCGGCAGAAGAAACCGTCGCCGAAATCGAACGGGCGCTCGAAGGCGTCAACATGTGCTTCATCGCGGCTGGCATGGGCGGCGGCACCGGCACCGGCGCTGCGCCTGTGATCGCGGAAGCGGCGCGCCGCATGGGCGTGCTGACCGTCGGCGTTGTGACCAAGCCGTTCCTGTTCGAAGGCACCCGCCGGATGCGCGCGGCCGAAGCCGGGATCGAGGAACTCCAGAGCCAGGTCGACACGCTGATCGTGATCCCCAACCAGAACCTGTTCCTGGTTGCCAAGGCTGAGACCACTTTCAAGGAAGCGTTCCAGCTGGCTGACGAAGTGCTCCAGCAGGGCGTGCGCTCGATCACCGATCTGATGGTGATGCCGGGCCTGATCAACCTCGACTTTGCCGATGTCCGTTCTGTCATGAGCGAGATGGGCAAGGCGATGATGGGCACCGGTGAGGGCGAGGGTGAAAACCGCGCGCTCGACGCGGCCGAACAGGCCATCGCCAATCCGCTGCTTGACGGCGTGAGCATGGCCGGCGCGCGCGGGGTGATCATCTCGATCATCGGCGGCGAAGATATGCGTCTGCTCGAAGTCGATGAAGCCGCTAATCACATCCGCGAGCTGGTGGACGAAGACGCGAACATCATCTGGGGCAGCGCCTTCAACCCCGATCTCAAGGGCAAGATCCGCGTTTCGGTGGTTGCCACCGGGATCGAACAGAGCGCCATCGGCCATGTCGAGCGGTCGCATTCAGTCTCGCTCGGCGCGTCGCGTGCGCCCAAGCGTCCGGTGCTGGAGCTTTCGGAAGATGAAGGCCTCACCGAACTGCCGCCGGTGGACGAAGCGCCCGAGCCTGAAGCTCCGGCGGCCTATGAACCGCCTGCGGCTCCCGCGCCCGCGACCGCCAGCTATGAAGAAGAGACGCTCGATCTGTCGGACGAGGCGGAAGACGCCGATTACCCGCCGGCCGCGCCGTTCGAGCTCAGCGGCATGCAGGCCGGTGACGACTATAGCAACGAATATGACGACGATGTCGATGACATCGTCGATCCGCTCGCCGGGTTGCGCAGCGCGGACGAGGCCAGCCCCTATGGCGAACCGGAAGCTGCGGCTCCCGCGCCTGCTGCGGACAATGAAGGCACGCTCGATCTTGGCGAAAGCTATTCCGCTTACGAGGACGAGCCGGTGCAAGACGATCTGCTCGCCAATGCCGACCGTCTGGCGGCGCAGGACCGTCCGGTCGAAGCCAAACTTGGCGGCGGACGTCGCCGGTCGCTGCTGGGCGGCGGGAGCGAAGACGGTGGCAGCGGTTCGGGCGCCGGCAGCACGCTGTTCGAACGCATGGCCAACCTGTCGCGCAGCAACGCGCGCGATGACGAGGACGATGATGACGGCGACGATAGCCCGGCGCTCAGCATTCCGCGCTTCCTTGGACGGCAGAACAACCAGTAA
- a CDS encoding ABC transporter substrate-binding protein has protein sequence MSEPLRIVSLLPSATEIAVALGLQDNLVGRSHECDFPSAVKALPVCTSTKLEKGLSSQAIEDRVKAIVEKGLSVYDVDAALLKSLRPDVILTQAQCAVCAVTPADLEEALATWVGAPPVLVSLAPDDLADVFGDLHRVAVAAGVPERAPEAVARMKAGLGALPAAPRARPKMLAVEWMEPLMVAGNWVPELITAAGADPLLADPGMHSHWIEFGSIAAADPEIIALMPCGYQLAQTLPEARALLAQPRWQGLRAVRDGRVFAVDGHHLFNRPGPRLVESAEVLACLIHTPDAVPERLHPFIARL, from the coding sequence ATGAGCGAGCCCTTGCGCATCGTCTCGCTGCTTCCCAGCGCCACCGAAATCGCGGTGGCGCTGGGATTGCAGGACAATCTTGTGGGGCGCTCGCACGAGTGTGACTTCCCCTCGGCGGTCAAGGCACTGCCGGTTTGCACCTCCACCAAGCTGGAAAAGGGCCTTTCGTCCCAAGCGATCGAGGACCGGGTGAAGGCAATCGTCGAGAAAGGCCTGTCGGTCTATGATGTCGATGCTGCGCTGCTGAAATCGCTGCGCCCTGATGTGATCCTGACGCAGGCGCAATGCGCGGTGTGCGCGGTGACGCCCGCCGATCTGGAGGAGGCGCTGGCGACATGGGTGGGCGCGCCGCCGGTGCTGGTTTCGCTGGCGCCCGATGATCTGGCGGACGTGTTCGGTGATCTCCACCGGGTGGCGGTCGCTGCGGGCGTGCCGGAGCGCGCCCCGGAAGCCGTGGCGCGGATGAAAGCAGGGCTGGGCGCGCTTCCCGCTGCGCCTCGGGCTCGGCCGAAGATGCTCGCGGTTGAGTGGATGGAGCCGCTGATGGTCGCGGGCAATTGGGTGCCCGAACTCATCACCGCAGCAGGGGCCGACCCGCTGCTCGCCGATCCGGGCATGCATTCGCATTGGATCGAATTCGGCAGCATCGCCGCCGCTGATCCCGAGATCATCGCGCTGATGCCGTGCGGCTACCAGCTCGCTCAAACCCTGCCCGAGGCGCGCGCCCTGCTCGCCCAGCCACGTTGGCAGGGCTTGCGCGCCGTGCGTGATGGGCGAGTGTTTGCCGTCGACGGCCACCACCTGTTCAACCGCCCCGGCCCCCGGCTAGTCGAAAGCGCCGAGGTGCTCGCCTGCCTGATCCACACGCCCGATGCGGTGCCCGAACGGCTCCACCCCTTCATCGCGAGGCTCTGA
- a CDS encoding pyrroline-5-carboxylate reductase dimerization domain-containing protein: MTQTLLIIGCGNMGGAMLAGWLAAGESPARFAVLDPALPAAPEGVALYRSAEDAAGAGHDAVLLGFKPQQLGTLGPGLQALTGEGVSIYSLLAGITLGQLGQAFPYAAAHVRVMPNLAARINKSPVILCEAGLDDAARTAAFALFDTLGSAVWLEDEAQFDLVTALAGSGPGFVYRFIDALAGAAIDLGLDEATAASLALATVEGAAALAAASDVGPATLADRVASPGGMTREGLNVLDENAVLRRLLTDTLRATRDKGAALSQGS, translated from the coding sequence ATGACACAGACGCTCCTCATCATCGGTTGCGGTAATATGGGCGGAGCGATGCTGGCTGGATGGCTGGCAGCGGGCGAGAGCCCGGCGCGGTTTGCGGTGCTCGATCCCGCCTTGCCCGCAGCGCCGGAAGGCGTGGCGCTCTATCGCAGCGCGGAAGACGCCGCGGGTGCGGGGCATGATGCCGTGCTGCTCGGGTTCAAGCCGCAGCAATTGGGCACGCTCGGGCCCGGGCTTCAGGCGCTGACGGGCGAGGGTGTTTCGATCTATTCGCTGCTCGCCGGGATCACGCTCGGCCAGCTCGGCCAAGCCTTCCCCTACGCCGCCGCCCATGTCCGGGTGATGCCGAACCTTGCCGCGCGCATCAACAAGTCACCGGTGATCCTGTGCGAGGCCGGACTTGACGATGCCGCCCGCACCGCCGCCTTCGCGCTGTTCGACACGCTCGGCAGCGCCGTGTGGCTAGAGGACGAGGCGCAATTCGATCTCGTCACCGCGCTCGCTGGGTCAGGGCCGGGCTTCGTCTATCGGTTCATTGACGCGTTGGCGGGTGCGGCCATCGACCTCGGGCTGGACGAGGCCACCGCAGCCAGCCTTGCGCTCGCCACGGTCGAGGGCGCGGCGGCGTTGGCGGCGGCATCGGATGTCGGGCCGGCCACGCTCGCCGACCGGGTCGCCAGCCCCGGCGGGATGACCCGCGAAGGCCTCAACGTGCTCGACGAAAACGCTGTCCTGCGCCGCTTGCTGACCGACACTTTGCGGGCCACCCGCGACAAAGGTGCGGCGCTGTCGCAAGGCAGTTAA
- a CDS encoding TonB-dependent receptor has product MRNLKLLCSVAGAALVWAVPVVAQDPDAVVEDRRDENVILPIGQIEDKDILVRASRAGEWTSVRDYTGSVTVITPRQLDQRQTRDIADILRDVPGVSVAGIAGQTQIRLRGAEANHVLVLVDGIEVSDPFAGEFDIGTLQAEIGARLEVLRGPQSALYGPDAIGGVIAYETASGRSVPGLAARVEGGTDATVNGALHYGAVGEWWDAALSAVVVSTDGQPNARGGSRDIGRDSYTVSGKGSVGVTDSLTLRTAARFIRTEGQFNDSDFDPASPTFGFTIDSPGSRFTNEAIYALVGAKLETLDGRWTHDLSAQIADVTRETFGAFGQSSGSEGDRVKASYVSAFALADQHNLTFAADYEVEGFRNTTPGGFAFTGRREIEQVGLVGEYRYSGEAFDLSAALRHDINDLFRDATTFRVGAGYRITDTTRLRAAAGSGVKNPGFFELYGFVDGRFIGNAALRPEKSTGWEVGIDQQLGSNASLAVTYFDSELEGEIFTTFPPPNFIATPANRTTVSEQRGVEVSLNARLAAQWSLDAAYSYLDAEENGVEEVRRPQHIASAALTWTAPGDAASATLVVRHNGATPDVAFIDPSFVPVRVNLDDYTLINLNARLRLTDQLSAFARVDNLLDERYEQVFSFVSPGRSAAVGVEARF; this is encoded by the coding sequence GTGAGAAATTTGAAATTGTTGTGCAGCGTCGCTGGGGCGGCGCTGGTTTGGGCTGTGCCGGTTGTGGCGCAGGATCCGGACGCGGTTGTGGAAGACCGGCGGGACGAAAACGTCATCCTTCCGATCGGACAAATCGAAGACAAAGACATCCTCGTCAGAGCGTCGCGTGCCGGTGAATGGACTTCGGTAAGGGACTACACTGGCTCGGTGACCGTCATCACCCCTCGCCAGCTTGACCAGCGCCAGACGCGCGACATCGCCGATATCCTGCGTGACGTCCCTGGCGTCTCCGTTGCTGGCATTGCAGGCCAGACCCAGATCCGCTTGCGCGGTGCCGAGGCCAATCATGTGCTGGTGCTGGTCGACGGGATCGAAGTCTCCGATCCCTTCGCGGGCGAGTTCGACATTGGCACGCTGCAAGCCGAGATCGGCGCGCGGCTTGAAGTGCTGCGCGGGCCACAGTCGGCGCTATATGGCCCCGATGCGATCGGCGGCGTGATCGCTTATGAAACCGCAAGTGGGCGCAGTGTCCCCGGTTTGGCCGCGCGGGTCGAAGGCGGCACTGACGCCACCGTCAATGGCGCGCTGCACTATGGCGCCGTGGGGGAATGGTGGGACGCAGCCCTCAGCGCCGTTGTCGTCAGCACCGATGGCCAGCCCAACGCACGGGGCGGCTCGCGCGACATTGGTCGCGACAGCTACACAGTCTCGGGCAAGGGCAGCGTGGGAGTGACGGATAGCCTCACCCTGCGCACCGCCGCCCGCTTCATCCGCACCGAGGGCCAGTTCAACGACAGCGATTTCGACCCCGCCAGCCCCACCTTCGGCTTCACCATCGACAGCCCCGGCAGCCGCTTCACCAACGAGGCAATCTACGCCCTCGTCGGCGCGAAGCTGGAGACGCTGGACGGGCGCTGGACGCATGATCTGTCCGCCCAGATCGCCGACGTGACGCGCGAGACTTTCGGCGCTTTCGGTCAGTCGAGCGGGAGCGAGGGGGATCGGGTGAAGGCTTCCTATGTCAGCGCCTTCGCACTGGCGGATCAGCACAACCTCACCTTCGCCGCCGATTACGAGGTCGAGGGCTTTCGGAATACCACCCCCGGCGGCTTCGCCTTCACCGGGCGGCGCGAGATCGAGCAGGTCGGGCTGGTCGGCGAATATCGCTATTCCGGCGAGGCTTTCGATCTCAGCGCGGCGCTGCGCCACGATATCAACGACCTGTTCCGCGATGCCACCACCTTTCGTGTGGGCGCGGGGTATCGGATCACCGACACCACCCGGCTACGCGCGGCGGCAGGATCAGGCGTCAAGAACCCCGGCTTCTTCGAGCTTTACGGCTTCGTTGATGGGCGTTTCATCGGCAATGCCGCGCTCCGCCCCGAAAAGTCGACCGGGTGGGAAGTCGGCATCGATCAGCAGCTTGGCTCCAACGCCAGCCTTGCCGTGACCTACTTCGACAGCGAGCTGGAAGGCGAGATCTTCACCACCTTCCCGCCGCCGAACTTCATCGCCACGCCCGCCAACCGCACCACCGTCAGCGAGCAGCGCGGGGTTGAGGTGTCGCTCAATGCCCGGCTGGCCGCGCAATGGAGCCTCGACGCGGCCTATTCCTATCTCGATGCCGAGGAGAACGGGGTTGAGGAAGTGCGCCGTCCGCAGCACATCGCCAGCGCGGCGCTGACATGGACCGCACCGGGCGACGCCGCCTCGGCGACGCTGGTGGTGCGGCACAATGGCGCAACGCCCGATGTCGCCTTCATCGATCCGAGCTTCGTGCCGGTGCGGGTGAATCTCGATGACTACACCCTCATCAACTTGAACGCCCGGTTGCGGCTGACCGATCAGCTTAGTGCCTTCGCCCGCGTCGATAACCTGCTGGACGAGCGCTACGAGCAGGTGTTCAGCTTCGTCTCCCCCGGTCGCTCTGCGGCGGTGGGCGTCGAGGCGCGGTTTTGA